One genomic segment of Coffea arabica cultivar ET-39 chromosome 6e, Coffea Arabica ET-39 HiFi, whole genome shotgun sequence includes these proteins:
- the LOC140009819 gene encoding uncharacterized protein — protein MTEMHWDWHEKQPYTLMEYRTIIRTSTGATPYSLMYRMEAVVSAKVGIPSLCILMEAQLKEDEWMVCVYNKKVKPHPFEIGDKVLKRILPVSDKAKGKFAPNWQRPFIVKKVLSG, from the exons ATGACTGAAATGCATTGGGATTGGCATGAGAAACAACCTTACACATTAATGGAGTATAGAACTATAATTAGAACTTCTACTGGGGCAACACCTTACTCTCTTATGTATAGAATGGAAGCAGTAGTATCTGCAAAAGTTGGGATCCCATCCTTGTGCATTCTGATGGAAGCCCAATTAAAGGAAGATGAATGG ATGGTTTGTGTTTACAACAAGAAAGTCAAACCCCACCCATTTGAAATCGGAGACAAGGTCCTGAAGCGAATTCTTCCAGTTTCGGATAAGGCTAAAGGGAAAttcgctccaaattggcaaagACCTTTCATTGTTAAAAAGGTGTTGTCCGGATGA